The genomic segment GTACTGGATTGATCCGCTAATAGATTCACACATTCAAGCATACATTCGTCACCTACACATCATTATCGAGGAACTACAGGAACAATTACGCCAAGAGAGATGCAACAACGTCAGAAGGCGTTATATCCCACATCGCATGGCAGGTTGGAGGAACAACTGTGAGTAATAAGGATGTGTTCTAGCGGTCGATCGAGGATTTGATTTCGTATTTGATCTGTACTGTGTTATCATTCCCTAAATGTGTGAATCCCAATATGTACACAAGACTCATCAAAAGCTTGCTCCCCCACCACCATGACCACCGACGCTCTATGGTGACGTGTTACCTAAgcattttattatattttcttGTATTATATTGttcgtaattgaataaattgtctCCCCGTCATGTAACATTTTATTGTACTTGAAAGTGTTatagttgtaggtttctttCTTTATGCGACGgttttttatttcaaaagtTTGAAGTGAACGATTTGAAAGGGGATATGAAGAGAGATGAAGTACTTAGTGTGTATGCAGTGAATCGTATAGTGAATGCATTGGATGCATTGGATCCACCTAGTGATTCTCCTCTGCTGCCTTCGGCTATTCCCACTATACTAACATAGTAGAATACGATAGCAAAATAAGTTACTAGCATCATAAGATAGTATCATCAGAGTAACTAAACTACTCCATAAACCACTAGTCTGAACTAATGAAATAGAAAGCTGAACAAAtgatatttattaatcataaaaGCAACACATACTACTCCTGACCCCTATCCCTACCCCGACCCCTTCCCTACGCCCTGCCTCTGGCACGCTTGGGCCTACGTGCTGAAACTGGAAcatctgcctcctcctcctcccgaggaTGCTCGTAGGTGGAAGGTGTGTACCAATTAGGCGCGTGGCGCTCACGTCTGGGTAACTGGGGACCATAGTTGTCTTCTGCCTCCTACTGCGTGGTCTGAGTGGGCGGTGATGCACCGTACAACTGTGATGACCCTAGCACTTCCGAGGCCCCTACATAGTCAAAGAATAGGTTCCCGCTAGAGTGCGATGTACCCCCGGAAACATGTGTGGTTTTATCGATGCAGATCAAACCTGCATTTGTATCGTGCACAAACAACTGAATATTTGCAGAGAATGTGTAATAATCCAAACATTACGGAATAAAGAGTCGTGACATACCTGGCGTAGGAAGAAACACAGGTGTGGGAAAACCAGAGCCTCCTACATGCACAGGATGCGGAGGCTGAGGAGTATCGTAGCATGCCCGGTCCATCCAAAGCCTCCAATGAACTGGGGGCGGCCCATCCAGAGCCTCCTGTGAAGTGGGGGCCGGCCCATCTAGATCTTCCTGTGAACTGGGGGCGGGGGGTAGCCCATCCAGAGTCTCCTTCATGCACAATTAGTCAAATTGACACCATATGGATAGTTATGCATTTGACCATGTGCATAGAAACTATAAGATTTCTAGTGTTTGACATAATTACGGCAGAAAATAAATGTATCGaacaaaataacaagttaaTTAACCTTACATAGAACTAAAACAACAGATTACTATGATTACGTAAATGTACAATAATATTACAAAGAAATAATTACgtacataatatttatttttcaacaaataaaaaattctcagactaaataaaaaaaatcgtatAGTAATAAAATTACCTGATCAGGGAGCAGAGGCTGAGGACTAGCATATTATTGGTGGACGAAGGCAAAGGAAGGTCGTGAGGGCCTCTGAGTGGAATGCACGGCTGAAGGCTCGCGTACAACAATGTCGAGCTACCGGCATGATGTGCACTCCACGATACGTCGGGCCTTAGCGGAAAAGCGAGAGAACGCTTCAATGATATCATCGATCGCCATACCATATGTGCCTTGCTCGCACAGTCTCGTAGCTGAACTCATCGCCTCCTCATGAATCTCTCTCATGACGTCGGACTGCGGTACATGACTAATCATTAGCAATAGCAGTAATGTGAATGTTGAAAGCCGTAAAAAATTTGAACATTTCACATACCGCAACATGTAGCGCCACTACTGCGTGTTTTGGGTATAGGGCAGTAGTTCTAGCAAAGGAACGACGTGGAGGATCCACGACACGAAGGAGACGTGTGTGAGTCCATGTACTGTACCACTGCAGGTACTACTGGTAACTGTAGTCATCGTAAGGTGCACCAAACTCGATCATGTCCGCAAGAGCATCGCCCCACTGCTGCACCCAGGGTTGCATCCTGATGGTCATGTCAGCCATGCTCCTTGGTGGCCCCTTCGTCGACAACGTACAATGGATTGTCAATTAGAGAAAAGCAATACACATAATAAAACGAGGTATATGACATTAGAACTCACGTGTGTACGGAAGCAGGAACACGGTCTCCCAACGGGACCGGGACATCCTGGGGCCATCCAAACTGGCACATCGCACGGTGGACGGCATAGTCTTCGACGAATACATTGAACACTAGTTTTTTCCTCGTCATCCAAAACGCCGAGTCCCTGAAGCACAATTCGGAGATCCCACGGCCAACGGATCATCGTAGCACGAAGTCGGCGGTGTACGGCTCCCAAACGACCATATCAGTCCTCAGGTGGTCGAACTGCTCAGTGAAAGCCTCATACGCTGAACGAACTTGAACTCTTGCCCACTGAGGCTGAAAAATTATAATTCATCTAAGTTAGGTTATCAATATTACAACAGTAAAATTTGAACGGTACAATGATGGGCATACCCGTCAGCGTGTCCAAAGTGATCCCATCATAGGCTTGTCGATGTCGTCGCCAGCGTACATCTCTGAGGTGTAATACATAGGCACCACGAGGGGTCATCCAACCTGAAAGTGCTCGAAGGACCACAACTGAAGTAGAAGAGGCATAACCGTCAAGTTGGACACATTGTGTGTCCTCACACAGGCGTTGCACAAGGCGTGGTATGTGGCGAAAAGAACCGTTGAACCCCAAGACACCTGAGGCACATTGCCGACTGTTGCGTCAGCAATAGCCTAGGCATAGTCTATCCAATGTGTGTCCACAGTGTTGCCATGGCTGGAGGAGAACATcacccaaccaaacaaccaCAACAGGTAAGCCTCTAGTTGTCGAGCAACCTGGTACTCCATGGGATCCTCGGCCATCCTATCCACCTATATAATTCGATTGATTGTTATAACCGATAATAAATAGACAAAACAAGTGCAGTATGAAATTAGAGAAGCAACGTAAAAAATTACTAACTATTAATTGCTCCAACCATTGCTTCTTGAGCCCGTTCTTCTGATACCCCTCAATGCGCCACACGTTTTGTGGCTCAATTAGAACTCCCCAAAACCTGCCAAACAAGTCCTGCTGCTAACCAGCTAGAGTGACCAAGCGACCGATCGGTTCACCAGAAATCGATAACCTAGTCAGCATGGAGACATCCTGCAGCGTGACTTCCATCTCCCCAAATGACATGTGGAACGTTCGTGTCTGTGGCCTCCATTGGTCCACCAAAGCGAAAATAAGGGAACTGTCAAACGGGAACCGACGTGACTGATCCAGCTGGCCCTCGTCCTCCTATCCCTCAGCCACCTGATGCGGACCCGCGTCCTCATCTGTGGCCTGAAGCATCCGTGCAAGCGGAAGAAGTCCTACGTACGCAACCCAACCTGCAAATACATGAGCTGATTCGTTATGACAAATTAAATGTTGCTACATGCAAATTGAACCATCTATTGGTGGTTCAAATTAACTTAATGATACTCTTGCATCCACCAATATCATAGGTATTATAAGAGTTGGATTGTAAATAAAAAACGATGGCGCGAGAGGTTGGGGCGGGGTGGTACGGCTACGACAGCGATACAACTATGGTTTTCGATGACCCGCGGCGATACGACTACGATGGCGGTATCGAGACACGGGCTTTCGTCCTCTGTCGGTTGAACACGTGAGGCCACATGTGCACCACACGGAGTGCGAGCGCTTCCACGAAGTAGGAGGCCACACGGTGCATCAACATGAGCCCCGCAGGTGAGGCCATCTCGCTGAGACGCGCCAGGTAGCAGTTCGCGGCAGTTTGGTTGCAGGCGGTGAGGGAGTCGGCTCACGCGATGAGCACGCCCACAAGCTCTATCGCCTCTCGCCCCACCTTGCCGAGTGCCGGCACACCATTCTGGCAAGGGCATCACCAGTTCAATACCaaaataattacaataatactcACTCAAATAGACAATTAGATCGTGGTAATGATACTCTACCGTTTAAGTATCATGATGTAccgtaaaatttctctttttcaaAAAAGAGCAGAACGAGCTGCTTTTCCCCGGGTCATATCCTACGAAGCAAAGGGGCATCGAGTTGGTCAAGCTCGACTCAAGCCTTGTGAAGAATATATCTCACATCTACTAGTCTAGACTGAACAGTGGACCGTCAGAAAAATGCATGGGAATAAAGCTAGAGGCAACGACGAACATACGATGAGAAAGCTCCATTCCACGATTCGAGACAACAGATATTTCGACACCCAACCCAATGATTCCCTGCTCAAGCGGCCAGTGGCCGTGTTTCTTCTTTTCGGAGGAACAGCACCGCATGCACGAGCAGCAACCACCACCAACCTGGCGAGATTCTGAAACTCGTTGGTGCTGGAATTAATTGTGTTTCGGTATGTGCGTGATGATGCAGCACAAAGATGTATGCTTCAGGCGATCGGTCTCAGTTGTGTCGTCGTGTGTCCGAATGGTTTAGTCGGAGGACAGATCACTGAAGATTACATGATGATGTGTTGATGTGAGTCGGAGTATATGCATGCATTCTGAATTTCTGACTGAATAGGAAGAGCGAGCATGTTGGACTGAATATGATCACCTTCTGCCATCATCATATTTGTATCTTTTCTTTGATCACCGTATTGCATAAACTTGTACTATCTTGGACCTTCTCATTATAATTGCCAATATCTGAATTTGAGTTAGATTTGGACACCCGTGTGTCTGTGTATAGGTAACATTGTTAGGAGTACATGTGGCTACTAATCAACACATGCAAGTATGCCAATAATAACCTTCTTGGACTTAACTATATCTTGCACATCGAGAACAGTGGGCTATTGTCTTCGTCTATGCATGCGTTCTTGCttcgtcgtcgtcttctccgtgcaTGTCCTCGTCGACGCCCACGCCAGCGGCAGCTGCAGAGGCGCCGTTGGCGAACTGCAGCCTGAGCCGTCCGCCCTCGCGGTACGCCTGCAGGAGCTCCTTCCCGGGGATCACCACCTCCATCAGCACGAACCGCCCATCCTCCCGGAACGACCGGAAGCACACGCACGGCTTCCCGCCGCGCCCGATCGACCGTATCGGCGGCGGGAACGACGGCgggcgcttctcctccttcccttCCTGCGCAGCACCGGCGGCGTCCACGTCGCCGCTCCTGTCCGCCTCCATGTCCTTGCTGTGGCCGATGAGAGCGGCGGCCTCGGCGTCGCCGTCCTTGAGCATGTCGTCGGCGTCCACGGTGCTCTCGGAGCCGAGCCCCTCGGTGCAGAGCAGCAGCGACGCCGAACTTTTCTTCATGCAGAAGCTCGCGCTCCTCCTCACGGTGCTCGCCGGCTTGGGCCTGAGGAGTGCGTCCAGCGACGAGTCGTCCTTGCTCTTCTCGGCCTCGGCGGCGACGTCGAGCCACGACGCCGTGCGGGGAGGAGGGCGAGGCGCCGGCGCAGGCTGCGGCAGGACGTCTCGGTCGGGCTGCTTCTCTTGGAAGTGGAGCTCGCCGAAGATCTCGGTGAAGGACGCCGGGTCGATGGGCTTCTTGGGGTGGTGGACGTGGTTCAACACAGACAGCGCCTCCATCAGCGTCGGATTCTCCGGCAACGGCTTCTCGAATAGCCGCCTCAGCCCGCCGTCCGCCACCATCTGCGTAGCCATCAAGAATTCAACTCTTCAGATATGCACTGTAAACAAGTGAACTTGCACTGCAAAGAAGCGGCAGAAGTGAACAAAAGTTTCAGTTTTGTGCATGTGACCGTTCAGAATTCTGAAACCATGTCAGTTGAGACTTGAGACAGTACCACTAGGAATTTTCTCTGAATAAGGAGGAGTAATAGGGATGATGCAAGAACACAATATGTGCTAGTGTATATGGAGATGTGTTGCTTTATTTACCTGCAACTGCAAAGGAGTCGATCCGGATATGGTGTCAGGGCTGAAGGATTTGCAGAACAGTTTGAGATGAGTGACTGAGAGCTTGACTCCAATTTTTGTGTTGTTCTGACTAGTGAGAAAGGGAGAGATGCATATATACTAGGAGAAAAATGAGAGATGCAGAAAAATGCAGGGCTTTCTGTGGCTGTTGAAATGGAATATTTCATTTCACAAGTGGAGGGTGGTCTTGCAACTTGAGAATACGACCGTCACTACAGTGCAAAAGCATTCATTTTTGTATGACCATCACTCCAGCAAGCACAAGTGTGAGTGTTCAGAAAGCTGCATATCTCATCAGTTGTGGCTTGCATGACCCATACATTACGAATGCAAAATTGCAGTGCAATAATGCAGCTCAAAGAGGTGTCTTTGTAGTGGACACTAATGACAGGTTGCTTCAGTGTTCTGATTCTGCAACAGGAATTGGCCTGTCCTCATGAATCAGGATGGTGATCATGCAGTGGCATGTGTCTGGCCCGACCAAATTATATTCACCAGGATGGAAATATTTCAGATAAGATCAGAATATCATTCCTGGCTCGCATGATACATACGTTTAGGAATGAGAAATTTCAAGCCCTGGCTTGCATGAGAAATTTCCAGCTCAAAGCGGTATCTTTGCACTGGGCACCAATGACTAACTGGTTCAGTGTTCTGGGACAGGAATTGACCTGTTCtcatggtggtgatcttgcacCGGCGTTTGTCTGCCCTTCGAAAATTATATAGCTCAGCTttcacaacaaaaaaaagagagaaaattatATAGCTCAGAATGGAAATCCTGATAAGGTCAGCATGCCAATCTGTCAGCCCAAATCAGATTCTGATTTCAAGTGGTGCTAGAACCGATCGATGACGGCACGATGATTTTCTCCGACCAGTAGTGTACCTGTCAGTGAGAATAGCTCTACTGTGATCTTGAAGAGGGAATAGGGAGCTTTCAAGACCGACAGGGAACAAAAGATGTGACAGACACAACAACAAAGAGCAATTCGTCCCATCCGTAGCTGAACAGGCACAAAGGGAAGCAagagtcccccccccccacccccacaaaaaaaaatcatctttgCATTGTGTGAAATTTCTTTTCTGAAGAATGCCTAAATGTCCGAATGAAATGCCAATTGGTTGTCAAAGCTAAAAATCGTGCCACAGATTAAGTAAGCGAAAAGGAGTGAAGGAGACGAGGTAGAATAAAGACATCTGATGCACTGAAAGGACATGGAAACGATTCTTGAGAGCTCAGTTTTCAGACGGTTCACTGTAGGGAAATTATGTTGCCTATTCTCTTACTAAGAATATAAAAGCATGTTCTCTCTTTGTTTTTGTTGCAATAAAATCACAAGGTGTGTTCAGCATCAAAAGGAGAAACAGCTCAGACGATGAATACTGGATAATTATCATATCCATGCATTCTAGGGTTTTTCATATTCTCAggacatatctctatctctaggaGAGGATCTctggatgaaaggaaactatTCGTAGGTACCCAAGGTATCATGTAAACAATGAATTTTATCTTCAAGAATGAGAAGGAAGACTTCAGATGACATACgccacccctatatatatacagagtcTGAAGCCCCTACGGAGGACAAGAGCCATTAGAAGTTGAATAAGTCGCTCAAACCTTTG from the Phragmites australis chromosome 19, lpPhrAust1.1, whole genome shotgun sequence genome contains:
- the LOC133899977 gene encoding protein FAF-like, chloroplastic isoform X1, yielding MATQMVADGGLRRLFEKPLPENPTLMEALSVLNHVHHPKKPIDPASFTEIFGELHFQEKQPDRDVLPQPAPAPRPPPRTASWLDVAAEAEKSKDDSSLDALLRPKPASTVRRSASFCMKKSSASLLLCTEGLGSESTVDADDMLKDGDAEAAALIGHSKDMEADRSGDVDAAGAAQEGKEEKRPPSFPPPIRSIGRGGKPCVCFRSFREDGRFVLMEVVIPGKELLQAYREGGRLRLQFANGASAAAAGVGVDEDMHGEDDDEARTHA
- the LOC133899977 gene encoding protein FAF-like, chloroplastic isoform X2 translates to MVADGGLRRLFEKPLPENPTLMEALSVLNHVHHPKKPIDPASFTEIFGELHFQEKQPDRDVLPQPAPAPRPPPRTASWLDVAAEAEKSKDDSSLDALLRPKPASTVRRSASFCMKKSSASLLLCTEGLGSESTVDADDMLKDGDAEAAALIGHSKDMEADRSGDVDAAGAAQEGKEEKRPPSFPPPIRSIGRGGKPCVCFRSFREDGRFVLMEVVIPGKELLQAYREGGRLRLQFANGASAAAAGVGVDEDMHGEDDDEARTHA